GAGAGAGAAAGAAGGAATAGACCATGACTTCGACGATGGACAACAAAGACGCCAAACGGTGGCTTATCGTATTAGGAACAGTAATTATGCAGATGGGTCTAGGTACCATTTATACATGGAGCTTGTTCAATGCACATCTGGTAACAAAATTCGGATGGGAGCTTAACTCTGTTTCTATTACGTTTTCGATCACGAGCTTTGCACTCGCTTTCGCAACCTTGTTCGCAGGGAAATTGCAGGATCGTTTTGGTCTTCGTCGGTTAACTGCCGCCGCAGGGATTGTGCTTGGTCTAGGATTGATTCTTAGCTCTCAGGCGAATTCGCTTCTAATGTTCTATGTACTAGTTGGTGTAATCGTTGGTTTTGCGGACGGAACAGCTTACATCACTTCATTATCTAACTTAATTAAATGGTTTCCAAATAATAAAGGTTTAATCTCTGGTGTGTCCGTGGGTGCTTACGGAACGGGGAGCTTGATTTTTAAATACATCAATGGCGGGTTGATTGACTCGGTGGGTGTATCTAATACGTTTATGTATTGGGGCATGATTGTTATGGTGATGATTGTGATTGGTGCCTTGCTCGTAAGAGAAGCTCCAGTACAAGCGGCATCACTGGGTGCAACATCAACTTCGACTATAGCTAAACCAAAAGACTACACGGTAAAAGAAATGCTACGTACGAAAGAAGCTTACCTGTTGTTCATTATTTTTTTCACCGCTTGTATGTGTGGCCTGTATTTGATCGGTATTGTAAAAGACATCGGCGTGCAGCTGGCTGGACTTGACGTGCAGACGGCAGCTAATGCGGTAGCGATGATTGCCATTTTTAATACAGCAGGACGTTTGATCTTGGGTGCCTTGTCTGATAAAATGAGCCGTTTGAAGCTGGTAGGCGCTTCGCTTGCTGTAACGGCAGCCGCTATGTTGACCCTTAGCTATGCAACGCTGAATTTCGGACTGTTCTTCACTTGTGTAGCAGCCATTGCGTTCTGCTTCGGGGGTAACATTACAGTGTTCCCGGCTATTGTCAGTGACTTCTTTGGTCTGAAGAACCACAGTAAGAACTATGGAATCGTCTATCAAGGGTTCGGTATCGGTGCCCTTTCCGGTTCATTCATCGCCGTCTTCCTGGGTGGGTTTAAACCAACCTTTGTCATCTTCGGCCTCTTATGTCTGCTGGCTTGCATCATTGCGATTTCTCTGAAACCGCCGGTGGTGAAGGTGGAAGAGGAGAAGGCACTTCGGCTCAAAGCTGCAGAACGCACGGCTTAAGGATGTAAGACAACTAAATAATTTTAAAAAGACGTGCAAACTGACAACAGTTGTACGTCTTTTTTCTATAACTATATAAGTAGGTACATCAATAGGATAGTGTGGTTGAAGCAGTGTTGGAAGCAATGTCCTCCAAGTATTCGAGGATAAGCCGCTAGATTATGAAGCTTGGGATATCGATATTTTCTATCAGGAGAAAATGACTGAAATCTCGCAGCTTGATGAATGGGAAATGGTCGAGAACGGTCCGCTACGGGCTGTCTTGCGTATGACCTGGACGTATCATCTCTCGACGATTACTCAGCATATTATTTTCTACCGCGATACGGCTAGAATTGACTTCCGTACAGTAATGGACTGGCATGGGCATAATCAACTGCTGAAAGCGGCATTTCCAGTCGATATTCATGCCTTGGAGGCTACCTACGATATTCAGTTCGGCAATGTTAAGCGGCCGACACACTGGAATACGAGCTGGGATTATGCTCGTTTCGAGACGGTTGGTCACCAGTGGCCGATGTCAGCGAGAAAGGGGATGGCGTAGCCTTGCTCAATGACTGCAAATACGGTTATGACATCAAAGACAGCGTGCTGCGGCTGACACTGCTTAAATCAGCCGTTCACCCCCATCCAGATCAGGATCAGGGCCGTCATACCTTCACTTACGCACTCTATCCGCATACCGGCGATTTTGTGGAGGGCGGAGTTGTCCAAGAGGCCTGGGAGTTGAATAATACCCTGCGTTTCGTACCGGGAGAAATGGAAGGGGAGCCACTATTCTCTATCGAAGGTGAGCATGTGCTAGTTGATGCTATAAAGCGTTCGGAGGATGGGGTGTATGTGCTGCTACGCCTGCATGAATATGCTGGTTCACGAAAGCAGGTGAGTGTGAAGAGCGCGTACCCTATTTCGTCTTGGCAGGAATGTAATTTGATGGAGGAGTCGCAGGAAGCGTGGCGGGAGGAAGAGTTGGCATTCCAGATCAAGCCCTACGAGATTAGAACCTTTAGAATAAATATGGGAAGGGCTCAACAATGAGAGGAAGCCCCAATGGGGTAGTTCAATTCAGCTGTAATTAAAATGCAATTTAAAATGGGGAAATATTTACTTGTAGCCTTGGTGGTGTGTGGAGTATACTAATCACGAGAGGGTTAAGCGCTTAACCTTGGGGAGGATAAGTGAAAATGGTAAATCCAATCGTAGTAGGTATTATTGGCGCAGGCAGAATCGGCCGCCTTCATGCAGATAATCTGCGTATGATGCCATTATTTAAACTAAAATCTATTTCTGAGGCTGTAATAGGTGAGGAATTGTTGGTCTGGGCGGAAAGCCGGAACCTTGGCTCCATATTTGTGAGCGGGGAAGATATACTGAATGATCCTGAGATCGAAGCGGTGTTTATCTGTACACCAACGGATTCCCATGCATACTGGATCGAGCAGGCTGCCCGCGCTAAAAAGCATATTTTTTGCGAGAAGCCGATCAGCCTGTCATCGGCGCAGACAAGCAAGGCATTGCAGACTGTAAAGGAAGAGGGCGTCTTACTTCAGGTCGGATTCAACCGTCGGATGGACCCGAATTTTCGCAGACTCAAGCAGCTGGTTGAGTCGGGGGAGCTGGGCAGCCCACAAATTGTGAAGATTACATCGCGTGATCCGCAGCCTCCGGGCGAGGCTTACGTACGTTCTTCTGGTGGAATGTTTATGGATATGACGATTCATGATTTTGATATGGCTCGCTACCTGATGGGTGAGGAAGTGGCTGAAGTGTATACCCGGGGCGCCAATCTGATTGATCCGATGTTCGGACGCAACGGAGATGTAGACACGGCAGTCATTACACTGACCTTTGCTAGCGGAGCAATCTGCGTTATTGATAACAGTCGGAAGGCTGTATATGGCTATGATCAACGGGTGGAAGTGTTCGGTTCCGGCGGTTCGGCCGTCGCCGATAACTGCCGCCCGACAACTGTGGAAGTATCCACAGCCGCTTCGGTCACGCGCGATCAGCCACTTCATTTTTTCCTTGAGCGGTATAACCAAGCATTCTCGGAAGAGATTTCCGCGTTCGCCCGGGCAATCCGCCTGCAAGAACCGATTATTTGCAGCGGTCTTGACGGACAGCAAGCAGAACGGATTGCCGAAGCTGCGAAAGAATCGCACCTGACCGGGCTTCCGGTCAAGCTGACTCATTGTGCCGGAGAGAAAGTATCGGCAATGTAGGTTTTGTAAGCGGCTGCATACCATGAAGACGGGGGGGCTATGAAAGTGTCCAAATTACTCATAAAGGGAAGACCGCCTGGCAAGGATGGACTGGTGGCGGCAGTGAGCAAGGAGAGTGCCGGGTGGAAGTATGTAGGTTTTGAAGTGTATCAGTTGCAGGCTGGTGATACTCTGAACCGCAGTACGGAAGGGAATGAAATCTGCCTTGTACTATTAGCGGGGAAGGCGAACGTAAGGGCGGATGGTCAATTGTTCACTGACATCGGAGAGCGCATGTCTGTGTTTGAGGATATGCCTCCTTATGCGGTATATATTCCGGCTGGAGGAAGGTATGGAGTTACAGCTTTGACGGAACTGGAGCTTGCCGTCTGTCTTGCACCGGGGACGGGCAAATACGGGCCGCGTCTGATCGCTCCATCCGATGCAGTGGTTGAGGATCGCGGCTTTGGCAGCATGTCGCGCCGGGTGACCAACATTCTTCCTGAGCAAAGTGAGGCCGAGAGTCTGCTTGTCGTAGAGGTGCGCACGGACGGTGGGAATTGGTCCAGTTATCCTCCGCACAAACATGATCAGGAGAATCTACCGGGGGAGTCGTATCTGGAAGAGACTTACTACCACCGGTTAAATCCTGCCCATGGTTTTGTAGTGCAGCGGGTGTACAATGATGACCGTAGTCTCGATGAAACAATGTCTGTGCCCGACCGCAGCATCGTGCTGGTTCCGGAGGGCTATCATCCGGTGTCCGCGCCACCGGGCTATGATTCATATTATCTTAATGTGATGGCGGGTCCGGTCCGTACTTGGGCCTTCCACAATGAGCCGGATCATGAATGGCTATTTAGGACGAAGCAGCACAGACATGACGAGCGGGAATAAGCAAGCGCAATAGGGGCCTCCGCATGGCGGAGGCCCTCTCTTGTGCATTTATTTTTCTCTGAAATTATTCACCAAACATTAGCCGCATTGGACAAGCATTTGGTATCGCTGAATAGACACCACTGGGTGAGTTCTCTATAATCGAGGAATAAGATTGCATGAACGCAAAGGCGGGCTTACTGACGATGAAACCTACAATATATGATGTGGCACGGGAAGCGGGAGTCTCCATCGCTACAGTGTCCAAGGTGTTGAACAAGAGCGGGAGAATCAGTGACAAGACACGGGAGAAGGTTAACCGGATCATGGAAGAGCTGAACTACCGGCCGAGCCTGGTGGCCTCTGCGCTGACGAGCAGGCGGACGGGAACCATCGGACTGATGATTCCCGATATCGCCAACCCCTTCTTTGCAGAGGCGGCCCGTAGCATTGAGGATTATGCACAGGAGCAAGGAAGCGACTTAATCGTGTGCAGTACCGATCGGAGCGACGAGAAGGCGGACAGGTATATTTCGCTGCTCTTGCGCAAAAGAGTGGATGGCCTGATTATTGCTTCTCATACCGGAAGTACGGACATGATCCGCCATCTGCTGGCCGACCAAGTGCCGTTAGTGTTGTTCTCGGCCGATATCCGGATCATTGAGAGCAACAGTGTCACTGTGGATGACTATAAGGGAGGCTATCAGGCGACGGAATATTTACTGTCCTTGGGACATCGCAGACTAGGCATCATCTCCGACAATCTGCCAGGGAGCAAGCTGCGCGCTGAGGGCTTCCTAGATGCGCTGAAGGCGGCGGGTGTTCCGTTTGATAATCCGGTCAATATCATACATACATCGGCCACACTGGAGAATGGACGCAAGGCGGCAGCCGCGATGTTGAGTCAGGCGGAAGACCGACCGACCGCTATATTTGCCTGCAACGATCTACTCGCGATCGGGGTAATGAAGGAGGCGCGCAGCGCAGGGTTGTCGATTCCTCTTGATCTGTCCGTAGTGGGTTTTGACAATACGATGCTGGCTGAAATCTGCCATCCTACCTTGACCAGTATTGCCCAGCCTTTGCGTGAGATGACGGAGCAAGCAATGATTCTGCTGAACGAATCCATCGTTAATCCCTCTAGTCCCAAGCGCAAGATTATGCTGATGCCGGAGTTGATTGTCCGTCATTCCACGGGTCCTGCGCCGCTTTAAGTGGCAATGGAATTTGCGCAAACATTAAGAAAGTATAAGTTGCACAATATATATCCCTTATATTATCTGTTATCTGAAGACTTGTTCACCCGCTGCTTTCTGTCGGTGGACTGGTCTTTTGTTGCTTGATTTCTGGTCAGTATCCCCCAATCGCTACTTCGCTTAAACTTCAGGATTGCAAAACCTTAAATTCTAAACTATACTTAATGTAAATTTGGTTAAGCGCTTACCCCACCTCACCCCATTAATGGTTGCTTCTCATAAATACCCAGAGCTTTGTTTGATCCTTTTTCATGAATCCATTTCACTGAAGTTTTTTTCAAGGAGGCGTCACTATGAACGATTTGCAGTTCGATCCTACCCGGCCGCTGGATTTAATCGCTGTTGGTAGGCTCTGTATTGACTTGAATGCCAATGAAACCGGAAGACCGATGGAAGAGACGATGACGTTTACCAAATATGTCGGCGGATCTCCCGCCAATATCGTGATCGGCGCAGCGCGGCTAGGAATGAACACTGGTTTCATCGGCAAGATCGCGGATGATCAAATGGGGCTTTTTATCCGAACCTATTTGCAGCAGAATGGCATTGACGACAGTCAGGTGAGCGTTGACCGGACAGGCGCGGTGACTGGACTTGCTTTTACTGAAATACGGAGCCCTCAGGAATGTAGTATTCTGATGTACCGGGACCATGTGGCGGATTTGCTACTGGATACCGAAGAGATCTCAGAAGATTACATCCGAAAGTCTAAAGCGCTGCTGATCTCAGGCACCGCATTGGCACAAAGCCCGTCCCGTGAAGCCGTGTTTGTCACGCTGGAATTTGCCCGGAAGCATAATGTCACTGTATTTTTTGATCTGGATTATCGTCCATATACCTGGAAGTCAGCCGCAGAAACAGCGGTTTATTATAACCTAGCAGCTGAGAAATGCGATTGTATCATTGGCACTCGTGAGGAATTTAATATGATGGAGAACTTGTACAATGAGACAGATGCTGACGATGAAGCAACGGCAGATCGCTGGTTCTCGCACCAAGCGAAGCTAGTCGTCATCAAGCATGGAGGAAGCGGGTCAATCTCCTATACGGCGGACGGACAAAAGCACCAGAGTGGTATTTTTCCTACGAAGGTATTGAAGACGTTTGGTGCAGGTGATTCTTACGCTTCGGCCTTTATCCACAGTCTAATGCGAGGTGAAAGCGTTAGCGATGCCATGAGACGTGGCAGTGCCTCCGCATCCATCGTCATCTCACGTCATAGCTGCTCCGATGCAATGCCAACTTTAGATGAATTGGAAGCGTTCTTATTAACTAATGAGGAAATCGTCTCAGGGGCTGAGTAATCAGACGGCAGTATCAGAGAACACTAATTCAGTCACTATAGCAATCATTAACATGGTAGCAACAACATTTGCACCAATACATCACTAGAGTCGAAGGAGTGGGTAGGATGGAACAGCAAAACGTACAGGTTCTGCACAATTATATTGACGGGCAATGGGTAGAAGCAGCCACGAAGCAGACAGATCCGGTGTATAATCCGGCCTCGGGTGAGGAATTAGCCAGAGTTCCACTGTCCGGCAGAGAAGATGTAGACCGGGCTGTGGCGGCAGCGAAGGTGGCTTTTGCAGGATGGTCCAAAACGCCGGTGCCGCGAAGAGCACGGATCTTGTTCAAATACCAGCAGCTTTTGGTGGAGCATTGGGATGAACTGGCGAGAACGATTACGCTGGAGAACGGAAAAAGCTTTAAGGAAGCCTACGGAGAAGTCCAACGCGGCATCGAGTGTGTGGAATTCGCGGCTGGTGCGCCGACGCTGATGATGGGCCGGCAGCTGCCGGATATCGCGACAGGCATTGAGTCCGGAATGTATCGCTATCCCATCGGTGTGATTGGTGGGATCACTCCATTTAACTTTCCGATGATGGTACCCTGCTGGATGTTCCCGCTAGCTATTGCCTGTGGTAATACCTTTGTGCTGAAGCCCTCCGAACGTACACCGCTGCTGGCGGCGCGTTTAGTGGAACTGATGACGGAAGCCGGACTTCCGAAAGGAGTGCTCAATGTAGTTAACGGAGCACATGATGTTGTAAACGGGCTGCTAGAGCATCCGGATGTTAAAGCGATTTCCTTCGTTGGCTCGCAGCCGGTAGCTGAGTATGTATATAAGAAGGGAACAGCACATTTGAAGCGAGTTCAGGCGTTGGCAGGAGCGAAGAATCATTCCATCGTGCTTGCTGATGCGAACCTTGAAGCTTCGGCATCGCAGATTGTTAACGCTGCTTTCGGCTCTGCCGGAGAGCGCTGCATGGCTTGCTCCGTGGTAACGGTGCAGGAAGAGGTCGCGGATGAGTTAATCTCGATTCTGCTGCGTGAATGTGACAGTATGATCATTGGCAACGGCCTGAGTGAAGACACGTTTCTTGGACCGGTTATCCGCCAAAATCATAAGGACAAAACGGTTGCTTATATCGAACAGGGTGTAGCTGAGGGAGCGAAGTTGCTCAGGGATGGCCGAGAGGACGCCGCTGTGAAGGGACAGGGTTATTTTATCGGACCGACGGTTTTCGATGGGGTGACCCAGGAAATGAAGATCTGGCAGGAGGAAATTTTCGCACCCGTCCTTGCGGTGATCCGCGTTAAGGATGTGGAGGAGGCGGTTGAAGTCGCCAATGCGTCGCGGTTTGCTAACGGAGCCTGCATTTTTACGAACGATGGCGGGAAAGTGCGCTATTTCCGGGAGTATATCGAGTCAGGCATGCTTGGTGTCAATGTCGGCGTGCCAGCACCGATGGCCTTCTTCCCTTTCTCCGGCTGGAAGGATTCCTTTTACGGCGATCTTCATGCGAATGGAAGCGACGGAATCGAATTTTATACACGTAAAAAAGTCGTTACTGCCCGCTGGCAATAACAACAGACGAAGGGGGGGGATTTATGTGGATACGGTCAGATTAACGACGGCGCAGGCGCTGGTGAAATTTCTAGATCAGCAATATGTAGACTTTGGCGAAGGAGCGGAGCGTTTCGTACACGGTATATTCACCGTTTTCGGTCATGGCAATGTCCTCGGCTTGGGTCAGGCGCTGCAGGAAGCACCAGGTGCATTGACGGTCTACCAGGGGAGAAACGAGCAGGGAATGGTTCATGCAGCAACTGCGTTCGCCAAGCAGAATCGCAGGCGGAAGATTATGGCCTGCACCGCCTCGGTGGGTCCGGGAGCGGCCAACATGCTGACGGCCGCCGCCACCGCGACAGCGAATCAGATTCCGGTGCTACTGCTGCCTGGTGACACATTTGCTACCCGCCAGCCCGATCCAGTGCTACAGCAAATGGAGCATACCTATAACCTGTCGATCACGGTCAACGACGCATTTAAAGCGGTGAGTAAATATTGGGATCGGATCTATCGACCGGAGCAGCTGATGTCGGCATTGCTGAATGCAATGCGTGTGCTGACCGATCAGGCCGACACCGGAGCGGTTACGATCGCACTGCCACAGGATGTGCAAGGGGAAGCTTGGGACTATCCGATTGAGTTCTTCCGCAAGCGCATCCACCGGGTCGTTTCCCGTCTTCCCCGTCCAGATGAGATCGCCGCGGCGGCTGATCTTATTGCAGGTAAACAGCGACCTTTGCTGGTCTGCGGTGGAGGAGTCCGGTATGCGAATGCTGGAGCGGACTTACGTGCTTTTGCCGAGAAATTCGCCATCCCGTTCGGCGAAACGCAGGCTGGAAAAAGTGCAGTGGCAAGCGATTGTGCCTACAATCTCGGTGGTATAGGCGTTACCGGCAATGGCAGTGCCAATGTCCTGGCCACAGAAGCGGATCTGGTGATCGGTGTTGGCACTCGGTTTACGGACTTTACCACTGCTTCGAAGAGTCTGTTTGCGCATTCCGAAGTGGAGTTTCTGACGATCAATGCCTCTCCTTATCATGCTGCTAAACTGGATGCTCTGGCTGTAGTCTGCGATGCTGCCGAAGGTTTGAAAGCACTGACGGAAGCCCTGGAGGAGCGCGGTTACCGTTCAGGATATACGGACGAAATCGTGTCGGCAAGGAAGGTATGGGAAGTGGAAAGAGAGCGTCTCACAGGCGTGGAGTATCCGGTGAAGGAGGATGCGAACAGTGCTTCAGCTTCCTTTGTGCCCGAAATTGCCGGGCACTTGGATGACAAGCTTTCCGAGTATGCGGCGATGCTGAATACTTCTCTGACGCAAACACAAGTACTCGGGATACTCAATGAGCACCTCCCGAAAGATGCTATAGTCATTGGGGCCGCAGGCAGTCTGCCAGGTGATATGCAGCGGATGTGGAATTGCGCTGTGCCGGATACTTACCATATGGAATACGGTTTTTCGTGCATGGGTTATGAAATCTCCGGTGCACTCGGCGTGAAATTGGCTGAACCGGAACGGGAAGTATATGCGCTGGTAGGAGACGGTAGCTATCAAATGTTGCACTCTGAACTGGTGACAAGCCTTCAGGAGAACAAGAAAATTAACGTGATTCTGCTGGACAATGCTGGCTTCGGTTGTATTAACAATTTGCAGATGGAGCAGGGTCTAAACAGCATGGCCACTGAATTTCGCTACCGCGGCCCGGAGGGCCAATTGAGTGGAGAACTGATGCACATAGATTATGCCGCCAGTGCCGCCGGTTATGGAGTCAAAACCTTCCGTGCGACGACGCCTGAACAGCTTCTAAACGCACTTGAGGAAGCTCGAATGCAAGAGCGGTCCACGCTGATCGACATCAAGGTGCTGCCAAAGACAATGACACATGGCTACGGAGCCTGGTGGCATGTCGGTGTACCGGAAGTGTCCAACAGTGAAGCGGTCCAAGCGGCCTATGAGCAGAAGCTTGGGCAGCTTGGAAAGGCGCGAAGTTATTAGAATCTGTAATATTGTGAAACGGAAGGGGTAGAATCGATGATGTTCAAAGAACATGCGGTCAAGCTGGCGATTGCTCCCATCGCTTGGACCAATGATGATATGCCTGAACTGGGAAAGGACAATACCTTTGAACAGTGCATTAGCGAGATGGCACTTGCCGGGTTCCAGGGAAGTGAGGTAGGAAATAAATATCCACGCTCCCCGGAGCAGCTGCACCGGGCACTGGGACTTCGTGGACTTGAAATTGCTAGCGCCTGGTTCAGCGCGTATCTGACTGTGCGTCCGTATGAGGAGACAGCTGAGGCCTTTCGCGCGCACCGTGATTTTTTACATGTGATGGGGGCAAAAGTGATTGTGGTTTCAGAGCAGGGGCGGAGCATTCAGGGGCAAATGGATACACCGCTGTTCGCTAATAAGCCTGTGTTCACGGAAGCAGAGTGGGTCACACTTGCTAATGGACTGAGTGGACTGGGTCGTCTGGCTGCCGAAAAAGATATGACACTTGTGTATCACCACCATATGGGGACTGGTATACAGACGGGGGCTGAAATTGCCCAACTGATGAAACTTACGGAGCCCAGTGAGGTATCCCTACTGTTCGATACCGGTCATTTGGCCTTTGCCGGTGAGAATCCCTTGGAAGTGCTACGAGAGCATTTACCCCGGATTAAACATGTACATCTGAAAGATATACGTGCTGAGGTCACCCAGCGTGTCATGCAGGATCAGCTCAGCTTTCTGCAGGCTGTAAAAGCGGGAGCATTCACCGTACCTGGTGATGGCTGCATTTCGTTTGAAGAGATTTTCTCGGAATTGGCACAGCACTCCTATACAGGATGGTTCGTGGTCGAAGCGGAGCAGGACCCGGCGCTTGCAGATCCGTTAGAATATGCGATAAAGGCGCGCCGTTATATCAGGGATATCAGCGGTTTATAAGTCAATGACTGGCAGTCAATCATTGTTTGACGGACGGGCAGATATATATGCGGGGTTGCACGGCTACAGCTGTGCGCACCCCGCATTTTTCAATATCTAATCAATGATAAGTTTACTTTATACATAACTTCTTAATGTTTTGGTAAAGGGTTATCAGTCTATACATCACTACAAACCGAAGGTGCATTTCTCGGCTTGGCTTTACCGTATCGCCTATAACCACTGCTTGAATCTACTGCGCAAGCGTCGCCTGCAAAAGCAGGTCATGCGTATCTTCCGGCCAGAGGTTATGTCTGCAAGTCCCGAATAAGAGCTGGATGATCGGTTGTATAATCCTTCATTGTCAGCTACGTTATCGCGGTTGTCTCTGGAGGAGAGAAATATGCTTATTCTGAGGGTGTTTGAGGAGAAAACATATACAGAGATAAGTGAGATTCTAGGGGTTAGGCCCAATGCGCTGACTAAGAGGATGAATCGAATCAAGCATAGTATATCAACCCGAAAACGATCGTTCTCACTGAGGATGATGAATAAAACAACAGCTGTTGCCAGTATGTTAACACTATTTCTACTGATCTCTGTGACCGCTTATGCTGCGTCGGAATATATTCAGATCCGCAATAGTGAAGGGGTAGTGAAGGTTCAACATGTCGCGCCGAATGAAGCAGCGGGAGTAGCGTCTTTTGATAAATATGCAGCGCAGGTATACGCATTTGCTAAACCGGATGAACTGATCGCCTATCTTGTGAAAAATAAAGCAGGCGCATTAGGCCTGGCGACAGAATTGTCTTTTAAGTATAAAGAGCAGCGGATAGGTGCATATTCTGATTTCTTGAAGGAAATCAAACGGACAGGGGCACCAAAGCTCCCTGAATTGGCAGCAGGGTATGCTTTTAAATATGGGGTTATAAACCCTAATCTTCCGACTACAGATGCAGATAAGAAAAGTTCTCTATATCAGGATACACTACAAGATCTTACTGCCCAGGCAAACAAGGATAAAGGGAACGGTAATTTATTCATGAAGGCTATACCGTGGTCGGAGCCCGGCTGGATAAGCGCTACTTATTCGAAGGACAACGCTTATATAGGTATCTCTGCATCGATCATGAAAGATGGCAAAATGTTTGTAGAGCAGGAGCCTGAGAATCAAGCGAATAAAATTATGGTCGCAGGGACAGAAGTGATCTATAACAAAGTAGTAAAGGAAGAGGTCAGCTACGATTATCTGAATTGGTATAATGAGAAGCAGGATGCGTATTATACACTCACTAGCTAT
The window above is part of the Paenibacillus sp. FSL K6-0276 genome. Proteins encoded here:
- the iolD gene encoding 3D-(3,5/4)-trihydroxycyclohexane-1,2-dione acylhydrolase (decyclizing), producing the protein MDTVRLTTAQALVKFLDQQYVDFGEGAERFVHGIFTVFGHGNVLGLGQALQEAPGALTVYQGRNEQGMVHAATAFAKQNRRRKIMACTASVGPGAANMLTAAATATANQIPVLLLPGDTFATRQPDPVLQQMEHTYNLSITVNDAFKAVSKYWDRIYRPEQLMSALLNAMRVLTDQADTGAVTIALPQDVQGEAWDYPIEFFRKRIHRVVSRLPRPDEIAAAADLIAGKQRPLLVCGGGVRYANAGADLRAFAEKFAIPFGETQAGKSAVASDCAYNLGGIGVTGNGSANVLATEADLVIGVGTRFTDFTTASKSLFAHSEVEFLTINASPYHAAKLDALAVVCDAAEGLKALTEALEERGYRSGYTDEIVSARKVWEVERERLTGVEYPVKEDANSASASFVPEIAGHLDDKLSEYAAMLNTSLTQTQVLGILNEHLPKDAIVIGAAGSLPGDMQRMWNCAVPDTYHMEYGFSCMGYEISGALGVKLAEPEREVYALVGDGSYQMLHSELVTSLQENKKINVILLDNAGFGCINNLQMEQGLNSMATEFRYRGPEGQLSGELMHIDYAASAAGYGVKTFRATTPEQLLNALEEARMQERSTLIDIKVLPKTMTHGYGAWWHVGVPEVSNSEAVQAAYEQKLGQLGKARSY
- the iolE gene encoding myo-inosose-2 dehydratase, with the translated sequence MFKEHAVKLAIAPIAWTNDDMPELGKDNTFEQCISEMALAGFQGSEVGNKYPRSPEQLHRALGLRGLEIASAWFSAYLTVRPYEETAEAFRAHRDFLHVMGAKVIVVSEQGRSIQGQMDTPLFANKPVFTEAEWVTLANGLSGLGRLAAEKDMTLVYHHHMGTGIQTGAEIAQLMKLTEPSEVSLLFDTGHLAFAGENPLEVLREHLPRIKHVHLKDIRAEVTQRVMQDQLSFLQAVKAGAFTVPGDGCISFEEIFSELAQHSYTGWFVVEAEQDPALADPLEYAIKARRYIRDISGL
- a CDS encoding sigma factor, which gives rise to MVKGYQSIHHYKPKVHFSAWLYRIAYNHCLNLLRKRRLQKQVMRIFRPEVMSASPE